One region of Termitidicoccus mucosus genomic DNA includes:
- a CDS encoding WD40 repeat domain-containing protein encodes MNLTKNWAAVLDDYVIDLAWSPDDTRLAATSASGATGVFEKTSGDQLHRLPGHEDGANCLAWQPVPAGAPAVSLATGGQDGCVKFWDTLTGQHTASAALGAGWVEHLAWRPAPKKETAGAAALLAAACGRDLVFLNPDASVRHRCPRAPKTISALAWQPAGGCLAAAYFGGVQLRDADDFIVQKEFPYSNGIHALVWSPDDRWLVSGNQDPSVHLWIPESGLELHMSGYEGKVKCLAFDPAARWLATGGGRDVCVWDCSGAGPEGREPLQLSHEAPLCALAFQHRRSLLASASADGVIMLWDIADGKPRRLAVVRMPSPATKLAWSADDAKLAIGSEKGALYVLAYES; translated from the coding sequence ATGAACCTGACCAAAAACTGGGCCGCCGTGCTCGACGATTATGTGATCGACCTTGCCTGGTCGCCCGACGACACCCGCCTCGCCGCCACGTCCGCATCGGGCGCGACCGGCGTCTTTGAAAAGACTTCCGGCGATCAACTCCACAGGCTTCCCGGCCATGAGGATGGCGCGAACTGCCTCGCCTGGCAGCCGGTCCCGGCGGGCGCGCCCGCCGTTTCGCTCGCCACCGGCGGGCAGGATGGCTGCGTGAAATTCTGGGACACTCTCACCGGCCAGCATACCGCCAGCGCCGCGCTCGGCGCGGGCTGGGTCGAGCATCTCGCCTGGCGCCCCGCCCCGAAAAAAGAAACCGCCGGCGCCGCCGCGCTCCTCGCCGCCGCGTGCGGGCGCGACCTCGTGTTTCTCAATCCCGACGCCTCCGTGCGCCACCGCTGTCCGCGCGCGCCGAAAACCATCTCCGCCCTCGCCTGGCAGCCCGCCGGCGGCTGCCTGGCCGCGGCGTATTTCGGCGGCGTGCAGCTCCGCGACGCGGACGACTTCATCGTCCAGAAAGAATTTCCCTACTCCAACGGCATCCATGCGCTCGTCTGGTCGCCCGACGACCGCTGGCTCGTCTCGGGCAACCAGGACCCGAGCGTGCATCTCTGGATTCCCGAGAGCGGGCTCGAACTCCACATGAGCGGCTACGAGGGCAAGGTGAAATGCCTCGCCTTCGACCCCGCCGCGCGCTGGCTCGCCACCGGCGGCGGGCGCGACGTGTGCGTGTGGGATTGCTCCGGCGCGGGCCCCGAGGGACGCGAACCGCTCCAGCTTTCGCACGAGGCGCCGCTGTGCGCGCTCGCCTTCCAGCACCGCAGGAGCCTGCTCGCCTCCGCCTCGGCGGACGGAGTCATCATGCTTTGGGACATCGCGGACGGGAAGCCGCGCCGCCTCGCGGTCGTCCGCATGCCTTCACCCGCGACCAAACTCGCCTGGTCGGCCGACGATGCGAAGCTCGCCATCGGCAGTGAAAAAGGCGCGCTCTACGTGCTGGCCTACGAGTCCTGA
- a CDS encoding DUF481 domain-containing protein has translation MNHPSAPGSTPVSHDSSSFSNSIIMAFGKLVFAAVCGFILLSGAGLRADVLKFKNGDQVHGTFIKKEGGQIFFRSDQFGDLSVREADATVELTAPLAPLVTETEVAIETEKPKAPEKKAGPAPSAAPPKPEGTAVAAAAKKPAPPKTGAPGATPPAQSAEAESKTLIATTVRLGKGFIKWWGGWHGRIAFSASIIDDTAKRSLYAIEARVKRTWKRDEVQVEPRYEFRRDDDVTAVDIFKAYGYWRHTFGENWFSEYRPNFERDRKSSKATQLQQQFGLGRHILKSKQYRLHAGVAENIFSTWPMDRAKEDTEYSVESLFGEASLQLPWRITVTERGAWYFTVDDSYSTGWQNEFELTKKLSDALSFSFRYEVRFNNPDPRVTDYERARFLLGFNF, from the coding sequence ATGAATCATCCATCCGCGCCCGGCTCGACGCCTGTCTCGCATGACTCCTCCAGCTTCTCCAATTCCATCATAATGGCTTTCGGCAAACTAGTCTTTGCCGCGGTTTGTGGCTTTATTCTCTTGTCCGGCGCCGGACTGCGCGCGGATGTGCTGAAATTCAAGAACGGGGACCAGGTGCACGGCACCTTTATAAAGAAGGAGGGCGGGCAGATCTTTTTTCGCTCGGACCAGTTTGGCGACTTGAGCGTGCGCGAGGCCGATGCGACCGTCGAGCTGACCGCGCCGCTCGCGCCGCTCGTCACCGAGACCGAGGTCGCGATCGAGACCGAAAAACCCAAGGCGCCGGAAAAGAAAGCCGGGCCTGCGCCCTCTGCTGCGCCGCCGAAACCGGAGGGGACTGCGGTCGCGGCAGCCGCGAAAAAACCCGCCCCGCCCAAAACGGGCGCGCCAGGCGCGACTCCCCCGGCGCAATCCGCCGAGGCGGAATCGAAGACGCTCATCGCCACCACCGTGCGCCTGGGCAAGGGCTTCATCAAATGGTGGGGCGGCTGGCACGGGCGCATCGCGTTTTCGGCGAGCATCATCGACGACACGGCGAAACGGAGCCTCTACGCCATCGAGGCGCGTGTGAAGCGCACATGGAAGCGCGACGAGGTGCAGGTCGAGCCGCGGTATGAGTTCCGCCGGGACGACGACGTGACCGCCGTGGACATTTTCAAGGCCTACGGCTACTGGCGGCACACGTTTGGGGAAAACTGGTTCAGCGAATACCGTCCCAACTTCGAGCGCGACCGCAAGAGCTCGAAGGCGACCCAGCTCCAGCAGCAGTTTGGCTTGGGCCGGCACATCCTGAAATCCAAGCAATACCGGCTCCACGCCGGCGTGGCCGAGAATATTTTCAGCACCTGGCCGATGGATCGCGCGAAGGAGGACACCGAATACTCGGTGGAATCGCTGTTCGGCGAGGCGAGCCTGCAACTGCCCTGGCGCATCACGGTCACCGAGCGCGGCGCCTGGTATTTCACCGTGGACGACTCCTACTCAACCGGCTGGCAGAACGAGTTTGAGCTGACGAAAAAACTCAGCGACGCGCTGAGCTTCAGTTTTCGCTACGAGGTGCGTTTCAACAATCCCGATCCGCGCGTGACCGACTACGAGCGCGCGCGGTTCCTGCTCGGGTTCAATTTCTAG
- a CDS encoding GTP-binding protein, with protein MFSQSGKSASADAARPPGVTVLCGFLGAGKTTMLNHLLAQAEPGAEGRWAAIVNDVASVNIDAAVVRARAGGAAVREIVELGNGCVCCSSRDDLAETIAELAAGGPAGRIGHIFVETSGVALPRGVAELFTRKNPFGRSLSDFARLTALVSVVDAPHFLREWETSHAAPAVAADAARPVFELMVEQVECADVIVLNKCDLVDGGDDLARLEEIVRGLNRRAMLTRAERGQVPVELLLGRQRFDASATLSAASWIRVLNNLDTGEGAPAGAKPVARRAGAGGARPEDFGITSFVYRARRPFAGKKFRALLAEPGALPGLLRAKGFFWIGERPDEMGFLSVAGGATRFDFPGWWWAAMQERGIPGWEEPPENLRKIWLSPHGDRRQELVFIGVCLDESSIRARLDACLA; from the coding sequence ATGTTTTCGCAATCCGGAAAATCCGCCTCCGCCGACGCCGCGCGCCCGCCCGGCGTCACGGTTTTGTGCGGGTTTCTTGGCGCGGGGAAAACCACGATGCTCAATCACTTGCTAGCCCAGGCGGAGCCCGGGGCGGAGGGGCGCTGGGCGGCGATCGTGAACGACGTGGCCTCGGTCAACATCGACGCCGCGGTGGTGCGGGCGCGGGCCGGCGGCGCGGCGGTGCGCGAGATCGTCGAGCTGGGCAACGGCTGCGTGTGCTGCTCCAGCCGCGACGACCTTGCCGAGACGATCGCCGAGCTGGCGGCCGGCGGGCCGGCGGGAAGGATCGGCCACATTTTTGTGGAAACATCCGGCGTGGCGCTGCCGCGAGGCGTGGCGGAGTTGTTCACGCGAAAAAACCCGTTCGGGCGCAGCCTGTCGGATTTCGCGCGGCTGACGGCGCTGGTGAGCGTGGTGGACGCGCCGCATTTCCTGCGCGAATGGGAGACGAGCCACGCGGCGCCCGCCGTGGCCGCGGACGCGGCGCGGCCGGTGTTTGAATTGATGGTCGAGCAAGTGGAGTGCGCGGACGTGATCGTGTTGAACAAATGCGACCTCGTGGACGGCGGGGATGACCTGGCCCGGCTGGAGGAAATCGTGCGCGGGCTCAACCGCCGCGCCATGCTCACGCGCGCGGAACGCGGCCAGGTGCCGGTGGAATTACTGCTTGGCCGGCAGCGTTTTGACGCAAGCGCGACGCTGTCGGCCGCGAGCTGGATACGCGTGCTCAACAACCTCGACACGGGCGAAGGCGCGCCCGCCGGGGCGAAGCCGGTGGCGCGGCGCGCCGGGGCGGGCGGCGCGCGCCCGGAGGACTTCGGCATCACGAGCTTCGTCTATCGTGCGCGGCGTCCGTTTGCGGGGAAAAAATTCCGCGCGCTGCTCGCCGAGCCCGGCGCGCTGCCGGGGCTTTTGCGCGCGAAAGGCTTTTTCTGGATCGGCGAGCGGCCCGATGAAATGGGCTTCCTTTCGGTGGCGGGCGGAGCGACGCGATTCGATTTTCCCGGCTGGTGGTGGGCGGCGATGCAGGAGCGCGGCATTCCCGGGTGGGAGGAGCCGCCTGAAAATTTGCGAAAAATCTGGTTGTCACCCCACGGGGACAGAAGGCAGGAACTTGTGTTCATCGGCGTGTGTCTTGATGAATCATCCATCCGCGCCCGGCTCGACGCCTGTCTCGCATGA
- the hemN gene encoding oxygen-independent coproporphyrinogen III oxidase encodes MPAVHQHPPVNHAPNLDLIRKYSMAAPRYTSYPPATRFTADLAPLDLDDAIRADNAPGAGPLSLYFHLPFCETRCWYCGCTTIITRRAGAASEYLDLLEREIALTAGRIDTGRPVVQLHLGGGTPTFLQPDEIRRLAAMVRSRFEYAPDAEISVEIDPRRLTRDHIRALAELGATRASLGVQDTDRRVQLAIHRHQPNALNQQAVAWLRSEGFRSINLDLIYGLPLQTRESFARTLDDVLTLGPDRLSVFSYAHVPWIKPAQKIFEDRGQLPDPEEKLAMFALAHERLTRAGFIDIGLDHFARPDDELARAQRAGTLHRNFQGYSTHAGASLYGFGLSSISQTADTYRQNTKDMIAYQAALAGGRLPVERGLRLDEEDRRRRAIIMRVMCERRLDYARLSDELGVDFEKAYAAELATFGDLIADGIVTMDDASLRVTPAGAPLLRVVAMRFDTTLPAAPARQHAKVI; translated from the coding sequence ATGCCAGCAGTCCACCAACACCCGCCGGTCAACCACGCGCCCAACCTCGATCTCATTCGCAAATACTCGATGGCCGCGCCGCGCTACACCTCCTATCCGCCGGCCACGCGCTTCACCGCCGATCTCGCCCCGCTCGATCTCGACGATGCGATCCGCGCCGACAACGCGCCCGGCGCCGGGCCGCTCTCGCTCTATTTTCACCTGCCGTTTTGCGAGACGCGCTGCTGGTATTGCGGCTGCACCACCATCATCACGCGGCGCGCCGGCGCCGCGTCCGAATATCTCGACCTCCTCGAACGCGAAATCGCCCTCACCGCCGGCCGCATCGACACCGGCCGCCCGGTCGTGCAGCTCCATCTCGGCGGCGGCACGCCCACCTTTCTCCAGCCCGACGAGATCCGCCGGCTCGCCGCCATGGTCCGCTCGCGCTTCGAGTATGCGCCCGATGCCGAAATCAGCGTCGAAATCGACCCGCGCCGCCTCACCCGCGACCACATCCGCGCCCTCGCCGAACTCGGCGCCACGCGCGCGTCGCTCGGCGTGCAGGACACCGACCGCCGCGTGCAGCTCGCCATCCACCGCCACCAGCCCAATGCGCTCAACCAGCAGGCCGTCGCGTGGCTGCGCTCCGAGGGTTTCCGCTCCATCAACCTCGACCTCATTTACGGCCTCCCGCTCCAGACGCGCGAGTCCTTTGCCCGCACGCTCGACGACGTGCTCACGCTCGGGCCCGACCGGCTTTCCGTTTTCAGCTACGCGCATGTGCCCTGGATAAAACCCGCGCAAAAAATCTTCGAGGATCGCGGCCAGCTTCCCGACCCCGAGGAAAAGCTCGCCATGTTCGCGCTCGCGCACGAACGCCTCACGCGCGCCGGCTTCATCGACATCGGCCTCGACCACTTCGCGCGCCCCGACGACGAACTCGCGCGCGCGCAGCGCGCCGGCACGCTCCATCGCAATTTCCAGGGCTACAGCACGCACGCCGGCGCCTCGCTCTACGGATTCGGCCTTTCCTCCATCTCGCAAACCGCCGACACCTACCGGCAGAACACGAAGGACATGATCGCCTACCAGGCCGCGCTGGCCGGCGGCCGCCTGCCCGTCGAGCGCGGCCTGCGCCTCGACGAGGAGGATCGCCGCCGCCGCGCGATCATCATGCGCGTGATGTGCGAACGCCGCCTCGATTACGCGCGGTTGTCGGACGAACTCGGCGTCGATTTTGAAAAGGCTTACGCGGCCGAGCTTGCCACGTTCGGCGACCTGATTGCCGACGGCATCGTGACGATGGACGATGCCAGCTTGCGCGTGACGCCCGCCGGCGCGCCGCTGCTGCGCGTGGTCGCCATGCGCTTCGACACCACGCTTCCCGCCGCTCCCGCCCGCCAGCACGCGAAGGTGATTTAA
- a CDS encoding MarC family protein yields MSDLLQRFLQAFIPLFVAMDPIGLAALFLGFSQLLPADRRRRISRQAVWTASAVALLFLFLGQAIFHALNITQGDFQIAGGLILLILASRDLVLPADAKQPAVLPEDFGVVPLGMPLIAGPAALATLLVCAKSVGMLVTLAAFGVNLVFVVLAFRWSDLFGRLIGMTGMRAISKIIALLLAAIAVSMIRQGWLYKG; encoded by the coding sequence ATGTCCGACCTCCTCCAGCGTTTTCTCCAAGCCTTCATCCCGCTCTTTGTCGCGATGGACCCGATCGGACTCGCGGCGCTCTTTCTCGGCTTCAGCCAGCTCCTGCCCGCCGACCGCCGCAGGCGCATTTCGCGGCAGGCGGTCTGGACGGCCAGCGCGGTGGCCCTGCTGTTCCTGTTTCTCGGGCAGGCGATTTTTCACGCGCTCAACATCACTCAGGGCGATTTCCAGATCGCGGGCGGGCTCATCCTGCTGATCCTCGCGTCGCGCGATCTCGTGCTGCCGGCCGACGCGAAGCAGCCCGCGGTGCTGCCGGAGGATTTCGGCGTGGTGCCGCTCGGCATGCCCTTGATCGCGGGACCGGCGGCGCTGGCGACCCTGCTCGTCTGCGCAAAGTCGGTCGGGATGCTCGTCACGCTGGCCGCGTTCGGCGTCAACCTCGTCTTCGTCGTGCTCGCGTTTCGCTGGAGCGATCTGTTCGGGCGGCTCATCGGCATGACCGGCATGCGCGCCATTTCCAAAATCATCGCCCTGCTCCTCGCCGCCATCGCCGTTTCGATGATCCGGCAGGGATGGCTTTACAAAGGCTGA
- a CDS encoding NUDIX domain-containing protein, which produces MKPAIPYKIAVLVFIENAAGEQLLLLRAKSPNLGAWSPVGGKLETSLGESPYECAIRETREETGFELATADLHLFAIIAEKSYEGSGHWLLFLFRCKKTIPALPPDISEGRFGFFSRAAMESLPIPATDRTALWPIYDRYRDRFVTLRADCAPENPLRVEIEEEG; this is translated from the coding sequence ATGAAGCCCGCCATTCCCTATAAAATCGCCGTGCTCGTTTTCATCGAAAACGCCGCCGGCGAGCAGCTCCTTCTCCTCCGCGCCAAGTCGCCCAATCTCGGCGCGTGGAGCCCCGTCGGCGGCAAGCTGGAGACCTCCCTCGGCGAATCGCCCTACGAATGCGCGATCCGCGAGACGCGCGAGGAAACCGGCTTCGAGCTCGCGACGGCCGACCTGCATCTGTTCGCCATCATCGCCGAGAAATCCTACGAGGGCAGCGGGCACTGGCTGTTGTTTCTGTTTCGTTGCAAGAAAACCATCCCCGCGCTGCCGCCCGACATCAGCGAGGGGCGTTTCGGGTTTTTCAGCCGCGCCGCGATGGAGTCGCTGCCGATTCCCGCGACCGACCGCACCGCGCTCTGGCCGATCTACGACCGCTACCGCGACCGTTTCGTGACCCTCCGCGCGGATTGCGCGCCGGAGAATCCGCTGCGCGTGGAAATCGAGGAAGAAGGCTGA
- a CDS encoding SufE family protein has protein sequence MSLSAKHDALVEMFTMLPDDEERFRHILTLGRRYPALAPALHTDDRLLPGCVSRLWFVPEFRDGKCWFHMDADAQISKGIAALLCDFYNGETPADIVATEPAFLNEIGLPQALSANRSNALASLRGRIKAFADACLRPAA, from the coding sequence ATGAGTCTCTCCGCCAAGCACGACGCGCTCGTCGAAATGTTCACCATGCTCCCTGATGACGAGGAGCGTTTCCGCCACATCCTCACGCTCGGCCGCCGCTATCCGGCGCTCGCGCCCGCGCTGCACACCGACGACCGCCTGCTGCCGGGCTGCGTCTCGCGGCTGTGGTTCGTGCCGGAGTTTCGCGACGGAAAATGCTGGTTCCACATGGATGCCGACGCGCAAATCTCGAAGGGCATCGCCGCGCTGCTGTGCGACTTTTACAACGGCGAGACGCCCGCCGACATCGTCGCGACCGAGCCGGCGTTTTTAAACGAAATCGGCCTCCCGCAGGCGCTCTCCGCCAACCGCAGCAACGCGCTCGCCAGCCTGCGCGGCCGCATCAAGGCCTTCGCCGACGCCTGCCTGCGCCCGGCGGCGTGA
- the gyrA gene encoding DNA gyrase subunit A — protein sequence MQSPTEKLSTANITDIMQTAYIDYSMSVIISRALPDARDGLKPVQRRILYAMFREGLAHNRAFDKCAGVVGEVLKNYHPHGDSSVYDALVRLAQTWVMRYQLVDPQGNFGSIDGDSAAAYRYTECRLRDTAESLLADIDEDTVDFNPNYKESTTEPSVLPSALPNLLMNGSTGIAVGMATNIPPHNLHELIAASVAILDRPETTIDELCQLIQGPDFPTGGVIAGREGILSYLKTGRGIVRVRGRAHVEENKTGEQIVITEIPYNVNRATLVTRIAELVTDKEIEGIRDVRDESDENTRVVIELKRGEQASPILNQLFQKTALESSFGVILLAIDNKRPKQMNIRELLDCYIDHRRDVVTRRTQFRLRRAEDRAHILEGYKIALDNLDDFVRIIRASASRQEAKEKLMAKYPLSERQTDAILELRLYQLTGLERDKIEAEYLELLKLIDELKLILENDWRLREVIKEELLAMKEKYGDARKTEITAALGDFRMEDVIPNEGCVITVSHLGFIKRTPIADYRSQKRGGKGVIGTETYEEDFVEHLFTASTHDYIMFVTSTGQCLAKKVYDIPEGPRTAKGKSVASFLRLGEEGGKIAAMLCVPDFAEDRYLVMATKRGIVKKSALSDYIGTTRNHEGGLIGINLAEGDTVIGCVLTTGGDEIILVSHQGLAVRFREKDENGEILFRATGRATGGVTGMRFKLDNDQLDVIEVVDHNAKFLVASEAGLGVRTRFEDYRLINRGGRGVWAINLPEDNSINLAGALSVKDEDEIMLLTAKGQSVRCPVNTIREVNRGGKGVKLLTLAEGDKLLSIAKVVETEEEQEAAGAGETTDGGTASGPDSSAPAASGETEPPKE from the coding sequence ATGCAATCCCCGACCGAAAAACTCTCCACCGCCAACATCACCGACATCATGCAGACCGCCTACATCGACTACTCGATGTCGGTGATCATCTCCCGCGCGCTGCCCGACGCCCGCGACGGCCTCAAGCCCGTCCAGCGCCGCATCCTCTACGCCATGTTCCGCGAGGGACTCGCGCACAACCGCGCCTTCGACAAATGCGCCGGCGTCGTCGGCGAAGTCCTCAAAAACTACCACCCCCACGGCGACTCCTCCGTCTATGACGCCCTCGTGCGCCTCGCCCAGACCTGGGTCATGCGCTACCAGCTCGTCGATCCGCAGGGCAACTTCGGCTCCATCGACGGCGACTCCGCCGCCGCCTACCGCTACACCGAGTGCCGCCTCCGCGACACCGCCGAGAGCCTCCTCGCCGACATCGACGAGGACACCGTGGACTTCAACCCCAACTACAAGGAGTCCACCACCGAGCCCTCCGTCCTCCCCTCCGCCCTGCCGAACCTGCTGATGAACGGCTCCACCGGCATCGCCGTCGGCATGGCCACCAACATCCCCCCGCACAATCTCCACGAACTCATCGCCGCCTCCGTCGCCATCCTCGACCGGCCCGAAACCACCATCGACGAACTCTGCCAGCTCATCCAGGGCCCCGACTTCCCCACCGGCGGCGTCATCGCGGGCCGCGAGGGCATCCTCTCCTACCTCAAGACCGGCCGCGGCATCGTCCGCGTCCGCGGGCGCGCCCACGTCGAGGAAAACAAAACCGGCGAGCAAATCGTCATCACCGAAATCCCCTACAACGTAAACCGCGCCACCCTCGTCACCCGCATCGCCGAACTCGTCACCGACAAGGAAATCGAAGGCATCCGCGACGTCCGCGACGAATCCGACGAAAACACCCGCGTCGTCATCGAGCTCAAGCGCGGCGAGCAGGCCTCCCCCATCCTCAACCAGCTCTTCCAGAAAACCGCCCTCGAGTCCTCCTTCGGCGTCATCCTGCTCGCCATCGACAACAAGCGCCCCAAGCAGATGAACATCCGCGAGCTGCTCGATTGCTACATCGATCACCGCCGCGACGTCGTCACCCGCCGCACCCAGTTTCGCCTCCGCCGCGCCGAGGACCGCGCCCACATCCTCGAAGGCTACAAGATCGCCCTCGACAACCTCGACGACTTTGTCCGCATCATCCGCGCCTCCGCCTCGCGCCAGGAAGCCAAGGAAAAATTGATGGCCAAATACCCGCTCTCCGAGCGCCAGACCGACGCCATCCTCGAACTCCGCCTCTACCAGCTCACCGGACTCGAGCGCGACAAGATCGAGGCCGAATACCTCGAACTCCTCAAGCTCATCGACGAGCTCAAGCTCATCCTCGAAAACGACTGGCGCCTCCGCGAGGTCATCAAGGAGGAACTCCTCGCCATGAAGGAAAAATACGGCGACGCGCGCAAGACCGAGATCACCGCCGCGCTCGGCGACTTCCGCATGGAGGACGTCATCCCCAACGAGGGCTGCGTCATCACCGTCTCGCACCTCGGCTTCATCAAGCGCACGCCCATCGCCGACTACCGCTCGCAGAAACGCGGCGGCAAGGGCGTGATCGGCACCGAGACCTACGAGGAAGACTTCGTCGAGCACCTCTTCACCGCGTCCACGCACGACTACATCATGTTCGTGACCAGCACCGGCCAGTGCCTCGCGAAAAAGGTTTACGACATCCCCGAGGGCCCGCGCACCGCCAAGGGCAAGTCCGTGGCCAGTTTCCTGCGGCTCGGCGAGGAGGGCGGCAAGATCGCCGCCATGCTCTGCGTCCCCGATTTCGCCGAGGACCGCTACCTCGTCATGGCGACCAAGCGCGGCATCGTGAAAAAGTCCGCGCTCTCCGACTACATCGGCACCACCCGCAACCATGAGGGCGGACTCATCGGCATCAACCTCGCCGAGGGCGACACCGTCATCGGCTGCGTGCTCACCACCGGCGGCGACGAGATCATCCTCGTCTCGCACCAGGGCCTCGCCGTCCGTTTCCGCGAAAAGGATGAGAACGGCGAAATCCTTTTCCGCGCCACCGGCCGCGCGACGGGCGGCGTCACCGGCATGCGCTTCAAGTTGGACAACGACCAGCTCGACGTCATCGAGGTCGTGGACCACAACGCGAAATTCCTCGTCGCCAGCGAGGCCGGCCTCGGCGTGCGCACCCGTTTCGAGGACTACCGCCTCATCAACCGCGGCGGCCGCGGCGTCTGGGCCATCAATCTTCCCGAGGACAACTCCATCAACCTCGCCGGCGCGCTCAGCGTGAAGGACGAGGACGAAATCATGCTCCTCACGGCCAAAGGCCAGAGCGTGCGCTGCCCGGTGAACACCATCCGCGAAGTCAACCGCGGCGGCAAAGGCGTGAAACTCCTCACGCTGGCCGAGGGCGACAAACTCCTCAGCATCGCGAAAGTGGTCGAGACCGAGGAAGAGCAGGAGGCGGCCGGCGCCGGGGAAACCACCGACGGCGGCACGGCTTCCGGCCCCGACTCGTCCGCGCCTGCGGCTTCCGGCGAGACGGAGCCGCCAAAAGAGTAA